One window of the Dehalococcoidia bacterium genome contains the following:
- the cobO gene encoding cob(I)yrinic acid a,c-diamide adenosyltransferase → MSDPKDSNGLVLIYTGDGKGKTTAAIGQLVRVYGWGWNAVMFQFIKGSKLKAGEHRAAEKLGLDMRPMGTGFTWNEKDREKSIALSLKQWRNCREAITSGKFDMIIMDEISYPMTLGWIPLDEVVDTIKNRPQKLNLVLTGRDMPQEIVDIADLVTEMKEIKHPFAKGVKARKGIEF, encoded by the coding sequence ATGAGCGACCCTAAAGATAGCAATGGCCTGGTGCTGATATATACCGGCGACGGCAAAGGAAAGACCACTGCGGCCATCGGCCAGCTGGTGCGGGTATACGGGTGGGGCTGGAATGCCGTGATGTTCCAGTTCATAAAAGGTTCCAAGTTGAAGGCCGGGGAGCACCGAGCCGCGGAGAAGCTGGGCCTCGACATGCGGCCCATGGGCACGGGTTTCACATGGAACGAGAAGGACAGGGAAAAATCGATCGCGCTATCGCTGAAGCAGTGGCGCAACTGCCGTGAAGCCATAACGTCCGGCAAATTCGATATGATAATCATGGACGAGATAAGTTATCCGATGACGCTAGGCTGGATACCGCTGGACGAGGTCGTCGACACGATAAAAAACAGGCCGCAGAAGCTGAACCTGGTGCTGACCGGCAGAGACATGCCGCAGGAGATAGTCGACATCGCCGACCTTGTCACCGAGATGAAGGAGATAAAACATCCGTTCGCAAAAGGGGTGAAGGCGCGGAAGGGCATCGAATTCTAA
- the cobT gene encoding nicotinate-nucleotide--dimethylbenzimidazole phosphoribosyltransferase, protein MKKTSLEATIANIKQLDGAAMAKARKRQDMLTKPAGSLGRLEDISVHLAGILGQAVPKIQGKLVVLAAADHGVAANGVSAYPQEVTAQMVLNFLDGGAAINVLARHVDARVVIIDAGVAADIPSHPDLISLKIGKGTANMAKGPAMSIEQARRCIEEGIAIAAKEVAKGADMIGTGDMGIGNTTAASAITSVVCGKTPLKVTGLGTGISEEQRKHKAKIIEQAIEINKIDPGDGLDVLAKVGGFEIGVLAGVILGAAAARKVVVLDGFISGAAGLIAYTLCPRVKDYIIAAHLSIEQGHISALKHMGLEPILDLKMRLGEGTGAALAMTVIEGAALCLAEMATFGEAGVSEKG, encoded by the coding sequence ATGAAGAAGACCTCACTTGAAGCGACGATAGCTAATATAAAGCAGCTCGACGGGGCGGCGATGGCCAAGGCCAGGAAGCGTCAGGATATGCTGACAAAGCCGGCCGGAAGCCTGGGCAGGCTGGAGGATATCTCGGTACATCTTGCGGGCATACTGGGCCAGGCCGTGCCAAAGATTCAGGGTAAGCTCGTCGTCCTTGCCGCGGCAGATCACGGCGTCGCGGCTAACGGCGTAAGCGCCTATCCGCAGGAAGTCACGGCCCAGATGGTTCTGAACTTCCTCGATGGAGGAGCTGCGATTAACGTACTTGCTCGACATGTCGATGCCAGGGTTGTCATCATCGACGCGGGGGTGGCGGCAGATATCCCGTCTCATCCCGATCTAATCTCACTCAAGATAGGGAAAGGCACGGCGAACATGGCCAAAGGCCCGGCTATGTCGATCGAGCAGGCACGGCGCTGTATCGAAGAGGGTATAGCCATCGCAGCGAAAGAGGTCGCAAAAGGCGCCGACATGATCGGCACGGGAGATATGGGCATCGGCAACACGACGGCGGCGAGCGCAATCACCAGCGTGGTATGCGGCAAGACCCCATTGAAAGTGACCGGACTCGGCACCGGGATATCGGAAGAGCAGAGAAAGCACAAGGCCAAGATAATAGAGCAAGCCATCGAAATAAATAAGATCGATCCGGGCGACGGGTTGGACGTGCTGGCCAAGGTCGGCGGGTTTGAGATAGGCGTGCTGGCCGGCGTGATACTGGGCGCGGCCGCCGCGAGGAAAGTCGTCGTGCTCGACGGATTTATCTCAGGTGCGGCAGGTCTCATAGCCTACACACTTTGCCCGAGAGTGAAGGACTACATTATCGCCGCGCATCTATCGATAGAGCAGGGACATATCAGCGCGCTCAAACATATGGGACTCGAACCCATCCTCGATCTTAAGATGCGGCTTGGCGAGGGCACCGGTGCGGCACTGGCTATGACCGTAATCGAGGGAGCGGCGCTCTGCCTGGCGGAAATGGCCACCTTCGGCGAGGCCGGCGTCTCGGAGAAAGGCTGA
- a CDS encoding iron ABC transporter permease: protein MFAVIIGVACGVGPENISFADVWKLLLSKLPWVNIDEGVTRTVSTIVIDYRLPRILLAGLVGAALSTAGATFQGIFRNPLADPYLLGVAQASSLGAVIGFMFFPAQSAGIGWIPVIALCCGIVCIVVLYLLARVGKTLPMTTVILAGVVLGAIFTALISFLLWKFANENHGMGIVFWLMGTCSSAKWLDVYVLFPYLILGIIPIYLYSRSLNIMQLDEEQAQQLGMNVEKVKIILLLSAALITAAAVSFAGSIGFLGIIIPHAVRLIWGPDYRFLLPLSTIVGAIFLILADTLCRTIAGGGEEMPVGIVTAFIGAPFFLYLLRQKKRVFF, encoded by the coding sequence TTGTTTGCAGTCATCATTGGTGTCGCTTGTGGCGTTGGTCCTGAGAATATATCCTTCGCCGATGTTTGGAAATTGCTCCTGTCAAAACTACCGTGGGTGAATATAGACGAAGGTGTCACAAGAACTGTATCGACAATTGTTATTGATTATAGACTGCCGCGCATTCTTCTCGCCGGTCTGGTGGGAGCAGCCTTATCGACCGCCGGCGCCACATTTCAGGGAATTTTCCGCAACCCATTAGCTGATCCATATCTTCTAGGTGTTGCACAAGCATCTAGTCTAGGTGCAGTGATTGGATTCATGTTTTTCCCAGCGCAATCCGCCGGTATTGGTTGGATACCTGTAATAGCCTTATGCTGTGGAATCGTATGCATAGTGGTTTTATATCTCCTTGCTCGTGTCGGAAAAACCTTACCTATGACCACGGTTATACTTGCTGGCGTAGTATTGGGAGCCATATTTACAGCCCTCATATCATTCCTTTTATGGAAGTTCGCTAATGAGAATCACGGCATGGGTATAGTGTTCTGGCTGATGGGAACCTGCTCCTCCGCAAAATGGTTGGACGTGTATGTTTTATTCCCTTATCTAATTCTTGGAATTATACCCATCTACTTGTACAGCCGTTCGTTAAACATCATGCAACTGGATGAGGAACAAGCGCAGCAACTTGGTATGAATGTAGAGAAAGTAAAGATCATTCTACTTTTATCGGCTGCTCTGATAACGGCGGCTGCGGTATCCTTCGCGGGATCTATCGGCTTTCTAGGCATTATCATACCTCATGCGGTGCGTCTGATATGGGGCCCGGATTATCGTTTCCTGTTGCCGCTATCTACGATTGTGGGAGCGATATTCCTTATCCTAGCTGATACGCTATGCCGCACTATAGCTGGCGGCGGCGAAGAAATGCCTGTCGGAATCGTAACGGCATTCATAGGAGCGCCATTCTTCCTTTACCTGCTGCGCCAGAAAAAACGGGTGTTCTTTTAG
- a CDS encoding ABC transporter ATP-binding protein: protein MSYLTLDKVDLGYHGRIVVKGVSLEVCTKEVVGLIGPNGSGKSTLLKAMCGLLQPTSGRVALDDTEIAKISRETLARKIGVVPQLPSLPESFSVLDTVLMGRYPHLGLMRYESKKDIEIVCDAIRRTGIEHLTDRRVGEISGGERQRVVVARALAQEPLFLLLDEPTAHLDIQHQLEVMELVSSLAASGLGVAVALHDFSLASRFCHRLVMLKDGSVFKEGIPKDVMTTENIKQVFGVTAMIYSDLASGPMVVNTTISRPCADNMHRRIHVIGGGGSAAGIMHHLHSEGYRLTIGVLSQGDTDLSAARALGIEAVVVPAFAGIDDAAHQRNLELAAQADCCIVANVAFGWGNLRNLESVSVAQHLVLIDDVPIAERDFTDNQATEIYNALRKNAQCTTSMGISGCLKNILQQKEVNNERP from the coding sequence TTGAGCTATCTTACTCTGGATAAAGTCGACCTCGGATATCACGGGCGCATCGTGGTGAAAGGCGTCAGTCTTGAGGTATGCACAAAAGAGGTGGTGGGACTCATCGGGCCCAACGGCTCGGGGAAGTCGACGCTGCTTAAGGCCATGTGCGGACTGCTGCAGCCGACATCGGGGCGGGTCGCGCTGGACGACACCGAGATAGCGAAGATATCGAGGGAAACGCTGGCCCGCAAGATAGGCGTCGTGCCGCAACTGCCGTCGCTGCCTGAAAGCTTCAGTGTACTCGACACGGTCCTAATGGGGCGTTATCCCCACCTCGGACTGATGCGCTATGAATCGAAGAAAGACATCGAGATTGTCTGCGACGCGATAAGGCGCACCGGCATCGAGCATCTCACCGACAGGCGCGTTGGCGAGATATCCGGCGGCGAGAGGCAAAGGGTGGTAGTCGCCAGGGCGCTGGCGCAGGAGCCGCTGTTCCTGCTGCTGGATGAGCCTACCGCGCACCTGGATATCCAGCACCAGCTCGAGGTGATGGAGCTTGTAAGCTCGTTGGCGGCATCGGGGCTGGGCGTGGCCGTAGCGCTGCACGATTTCTCTCTGGCCAGCCGCTTCTGCCACAGGCTGGTTATGCTCAAGGACGGCAGCGTCTTTAAAGAGGGCATACCTAAGGACGTTATGACCACCGAGAACATCAAACAGGTATTCGGCGTTACCGCCATGATATACAGCGATCTGGCCTCGGGACCGATGGTGGTGAACACAACGATATCCCGTCCCTGCGCGGATAACATGCATCGTCGCATACACGTTATCGGAGGCGGCGGCAGCGCGGCAGGCATCATGCACCATCTGCACAGCGAGGGCTATCGCCTGACGATAGGTGTGCTGAGCCAGGGCGATACCGATCTTAGCGCCGCCCGCGCGCTTGGCATCGAAGCCGTGGTAGTCCCAGCCTTCGCCGGCATAGACGACGCCGCACATCAGCGCAACCTGGAGCTGGCGGCGCAGGCCGACTGCTGTATAGTTGCGAATGTGGCCTTCGGGTGGGGCAACTTGCGCAACCTGGAGTCTGTGTCGGTGGCACAACATCTTGTGCTGATCGACGATGTTCCTATCGCCGAGCGCGACTTCACTGACAATCAGGCCACGGAGATATATAATGCGCTCAGGAAAAATGCACAGTGCACCACATCGATGGGGATATCAGGATGCCTGAAAAATATCCTGCAGCAGAAAGAGGTGAACAATGAGCGACCCTAA